The DNA window AAGGAGGTATTGAGAAAAACCGCATGACGTGAACCATCGTCAACACGACGATTAAGACCATAGAGAACCACGACAAATACCAAATTGCAGAACTTTACACACGCAACTTAACGAGGCTTCAGAGGCTCCGTATCTCCTCGCTGTTCATCCCGGTTCTGCGCCTCTTCATTAGGCGGTTATTCGATCTTGCCCTCCGCGATCTTCGCCATCCAGTTCTCATATATTTCCTTGCCGGATCGCATGTCGGGGATTATCTCGGGGAGGTCTAGTTGTTTGGCCTTTTCAGGCGTGATGAAGCCGTCTTCGTCCCAGCCGTGGAGCTTGTAGTATTCCTTTTGGGCCCACGCCCATTCTTTCCGGTCGAGTTTGAGGCCCTTGTGGGGACCATCAACGACGGGCTCGTCAAAGTAGCGGTCAATGTGCGTGTCGTCCTGCTTGGCGCTGCCGTCCCTGAGCCAATGCGCCCGCTCCGCGGCGATGATCCGCTCCGCCGCGAGGAAAATCTCATCGTCAGGGAATGCGAGGCCGGTCGCCAGCCTCAGAAGAGGCGCGTATGCCTCCTGCCAGTTACCCGCCCCGCCCCAGGAGCCGATGGCCTGGCAGCAGCAGCCGACCGCGTCCGCCACGCACTTGTTCCGCTCCGACCAGGTGCAGAGCATAGGCTTAGTGTCGATTTTGGTCATCTCGGACGGGAAGTCCTCCCAGAACTTCTTGGCGAGCTTCTTATCGAATATCTCCTCGATCTGATACGCGCGGCTCTTGGCGCAGCCCGGGAACTCGAGGCAGGAGTAGTTCTTGAGGTGGTCGGAGCCTCGCGTGGACATGGCGTAGCCGAGGCTGAACCCCAGCGCGATGCGGGGATCAACGCTGATATGCTCCAGGCCTCGGCAATGAGGCACGATGTCCATGCCGACGCCGAGCTTCTCCGCCACGCGGACGTTGCCTTCGGCCAGCAGGTCGCCGAAGCCTTCTCTCTCGGCGATCATGTTGAGCACCTTCATCGAGGTCTCTACATCGCCCCATTCGAGCCTGACGCCGCCGGTGTCCTTTTCCGTTATATAGCCCTTCTCGAACGCCTCCATCGTCCACGAAAGCGCCGCGCCGGCCGAGATGCTGTCCATGCCCAGCTCGTTCACGATGCCGCACATGACCGTTACGCCGGGCAAGTCGGCGGAGTCGATTCTCGGGCCGAGGTTGCAGAGGCTCTCCATCTCAGGGCCGCCGGCATGGAACCCCGCGTATTCCCCTTCTTTGATGTATGTGTATCTGCCGCAGCTTACTGGGCAGGACCAGCAGCCCTTCCTTCTGAACAGGAACTGGTTCGCCCACTGTACCCCGCCATAGAGCGTCTCAATGTCCTTCATGTAGCCCGTGGAGCAGTTCTTGTGCGCGTTGATGCCGATAGCGTTGCCGACGTCGAACAGGTCGAGTGAGCCCTCCGCCCGACGCCGAATCGCGGAGGCTGAGGTGTGGATTTTGCCTCTTAGCTCCCATGCCGCCTTCATGAATCCCTCGGGGTCGGCAATAGTGACGGGTCTCCTTCCCCTGACGGCGATCGCCTTCAGGTTTTTCGCGCCCATCACGGCGCCCATTCCTGTCCGCCCGCCAGAGGCGCTAAAGGAGCTCATTATGCAGGCGAACCGAACGAGCTTCTCGCCGGCCGGCCCGATGACAGCGACGTTGATGTCGGGGTCGCCGAGCTCCTCGAGTATCTTGATTGTGGCCTTCTTGGTCCCGAGACCCCAGAGATGGCTCGCGTCGCGGAACTCGATCTTGTCCCCATCAATGAAGACCCAGATCGGCTTATCGGCCTTGCCCTTGATGATGAGCTGGTCGTAGCCGGCATATTTCATCTTTGGCCCGAACGAGCCACCCATGTTGGTATCGCCGTGCCCATGATGGTTCGTCCCGATTTTTGAGCAGGTCATCGGCGAGCGAGCGCTGATGGTCGTCCTGCCCGACAGCGGGGCAAAGCTCCCCACAAGCGGCCCGGCCCCGAAGCAGAGCGGGCTGGCGGGGTCGAACGGGTCCATGCCCTGCCGCGTCTCGTGATATACTACATCCGAGTTCATGCCCCGACCGCCTATCCACTTCTTGCAGTAATCGGCGGACAGCTTCTCAATCTCGTAGGTCCTATCGGTCAGATCAAACCTCAATCGTTGACCCATATATCCGTGCATATTGTTTCTCCCTAGTTCTGAATCGGCGGGTTAGCGCCACCTGCCATGTCTTCATAGCACCGAATTGATTGTTCGACCCCTTCAGGGTCGGTGGGTTGTTTTGGCTGCATTGCCCGTGGGTTCCACCCACGGCTACTGTTGTCATTCCCCTTCAGGGAATTGAGGACATTTAGATTCATGCGACAAAAGCAAACCATTTTTGATACGTCAGGATTATTCAATGTTGAAGCTGAAGCCAAACTCTTCTTCCTTGGTAGTTGGCACTTCGTAATCTTTCTTCAGGCTCTTGGCCCAGTCCCGGCCTCTTGCCTTGGCGGCGTCGCTGGCGTCCATGTATTTCAGCGCCTCCTGCATCGTGCAGGCTTTCACGCACCAGGGGCCGAGCTCGTCGTCCTCGCACAGGTCGCAGCTCATGGTCTTTCCGGTGTCTGGATTCACAACCGCCGCGCCAAACGGGCAGGCGTGGATACACGCCTTGCAGCCAATGCACTTGTCCTCGTCAGTGACCACCGCGCCATTTCCCAACCTGACACGGGCATTCATCGGACAGACCTTGACGCAGATCGCCTCCACGCACGCCTGGCACATCACTGGGATGAACGTGTTGACCTCCCTGAACTCCTGAACCCTGATGCGCGAGTAGTTCGAGCCGCAGAAGCCGAAATGCTTGATGGAGCACGCCATCTCGCAGCTGTGGCAGCCCGTGCACCTGTCAGGGTCAACAACAATGATCTTCACTCCTGTCGCTTGTGGCATTGCGTCACTCCCCTATTCATTTGATTATTCAACCACAGAAACACAGAGTTCCACAGAGATGAATTGACCTTATCTACCTTTCCTCTGTGCTCTCTGTGTCTCTGTGGTGAAAACCTCTTATCAAATCTCCGATTCGCCGAATTGCGTTCGTTCTATTATCTGCCGCTGCACATCGGGGCCAAGATCAATGAACCTGGCCGTGAACCCGGCGACTCTCACCATAAGGTCCGCGTATCGCTCAGGATTCTTCTGGGCATCGATGAGCATGTTCGTATCAACGATGTTGTACTGCACGTGATAGCCGCCGAGTCTGAAGTATGTCTCATTGAGTTTGATGAACTTCTCCGCGCCCTTCTTGCCCTCGATGGCGGCCGGATGGAACTTCATGTTGAACAGCGTCGCCTGTAGCTCCTGGGCGTTGACCTTCGAGGCGGACTTGATGAGGCTGGTCGGGCCATTGACGTCGGTTCCGGGGAAGGCCGAAAGCGCCGCATCGGCAAGTGATTCGCCGGCCAACCGCCCATCCGGGCTGGCCCCGCACGCCTTACCGTGCAGCACCTGGGTGGTCACCGACAACGTGCTGGGACGCCAGGGCTCCCCGACCCAGTTCTTGACCTGCTGCGCGCACTGCGACCACGCGTGGTAGAGGTCCACGGCGATAGCATCCACATAGTCATCGTCATTGCCGAACTTCGGCGCGTCCTGAAGCATCTTCCTCAGCCTTTCATGACCCACGAAGTTGTCCCTGATCGCCTGTTTGATCTCTTTCATAATAACGGTCTTGTCGTCAAAAACGTACTTCTTGATCGCCGCCAAACTATTGGCCACGTTCACCATGCCGCAGGAGATCACGTAGGCCGGATCGCTGTATCGGCACCCACCCTCGTAGGCGTCGAGGCCCCTGTCGATGCAGTCATCGAGAAGCGCCGTCATGAAAGGATGAACGAGGCCGATGTCGTTGTGCATGAGCATGATTGTGTTCCAGTAGTCCTCCTCCCGGCGAACGACGACTTCCGTAACGCGTTTGTACTCCTCGACAATCTCCTCGTAGCTCGCTTTCTCGACGTCGAGTTTCACGTCAACGAGCTTGTCCCCCGTCACAGGATTCACCCCGCCATTGAGCACCAACTCGAAGAGCTTGAGGCTGTTCGTATGCGGAACCGCATACATGGGCATGCGCTTGCCGCAAATCTGCATGTCAACGCACCCACACGGGGCCCAGTCCCTCGCGTCCCCGAGGCTTGCGCCGGT is part of the bacterium genome and encodes:
- a CDS encoding aldehyde ferredoxin oxidoreductase family protein translates to MHGYMGQRLRFDLTDRTYEIEKLSADYCKKWIGGRGMNSDVVYHETRQGMDPFDPASPLCFGAGPLVGSFAPLSGRTTISARSPMTCSKIGTNHHGHGDTNMGGSFGPKMKYAGYDQLIIKGKADKPIWVFIDGDKIEFRDASHLWGLGTKKATIKILEELGDPDINVAVIGPAGEKLVRFACIMSSFSASGGRTGMGAVMGAKNLKAIAVRGRRPVTIADPEGFMKAAWELRGKIHTSASAIRRRAEGSLDLFDVGNAIGINAHKNCSTGYMKDIETLYGGVQWANQFLFRRKGCWSCPVSCGRYTYIKEGEYAGFHAGGPEMESLCNLGPRIDSADLPGVTVMCGIVNELGMDSISAGAALSWTMEAFEKGYITEKDTGGVRLEWGDVETSMKVLNMIAEREGFGDLLAEGNVRVAEKLGVGMDIVPHCRGLEHISVDPRIALGFSLGYAMSTRGSDHLKNYSCLEFPGCAKSRAYQIEEIFDKKLAKKFWEDFPSEMTKIDTKPMLCTWSERNKCVADAVGCCCQAIGSWGGAGNWQEAYAPLLRLATGLAFPDDEIFLAAERIIAAERAHWLRDGSAKQDDTHIDRYFDEPVVDGPHKGLKLDRKEWAWAQKEYYKLHGWDEDGFITPEKAKQLDLPEIIPDMRSGKEIYENWMAKIAEGKIE
- a CDS encoding 4Fe-4S dicluster domain-containing protein — encoded protein: MPQATGVKIIVVDPDRCTGCHSCEMACSIKHFGFCGSNYSRIRVQEFREVNTFIPVMCQACVEAICVKVCPMNARVRLGNGAVVTDEDKCIGCKACIHACPFGAAVVNPDTGKTMSCDLCEDDELGPWCVKACTMQEALKYMDASDAAKARGRDWAKSLKKDYEVPTTKEEEFGFSFNIE